In 'Nostoc azollae' 0708, the following are encoded in one genomic region:
- a CDS encoding ligand-binding sensor domain-containing protein, which produces MVLFNRRTRLLMISTLLGIAISPSIGIRVGSQEKPDINPANNATYPVGPPPKRVDPLPDDRDVQEREAETDYRISSLLGDFAGNLWVGSWRGLSQIDPNTGNIIARVSLPNVTIGALAQDKVGRLWVGNYEGLTRVDPRTNEITAQNLLLPSKRVLSLLIDKRGYLWTGTDSGLALISPDQGLIMTTVKNMPGVCVNAMTLDAEGQLWAGTLDGLIRVNTASALIMKRMNNLPGSTVQTLAISPEGLIWAGMPNQLLVVNPKNGIVLRSVTPLRGRNVTSVRFAQDGSVWVGTTNGLLRLNPNTGALLDRVPGLPSSRVLTVVPDLGNKLWVGTSEGLAWLMPTMDKARPHFGFGRSVK; this is translated from the coding sequence GTGGTATTATTTAATAGACGTACTCGTTTATTGATGATTTCTACTTTACTGGGGATAGCTATCAGCCCCAGTATAGGCATACGAGTAGGATCCCAAGAAAAACCTGATATTAATCCCGCTAATAATGCTACTTATCCAGTTGGACCTCCTCCAAAACGAGTAGATCCTTTACCGGATGATAGAGATGTGCAGGAGAGAGAAGCAGAAACTGATTATCGTATTAGTAGCTTATTAGGTGATTTTGCTGGTAATTTGTGGGTAGGTTCTTGGCGTGGTTTATCGCAGATTGACCCGAATACGGGTAATATTATTGCTCGTGTCAGTTTACCCAATGTGACTATTGGTGCATTAGCTCAAGATAAAGTCGGTCGTTTGTGGGTCGGTAATTATGAAGGGTTGACACGAGTAGACCCCCGCACTAATGAAATTACAGCCCAAAATTTATTACTACCTTCCAAAAGGGTGTTGTCGCTGCTGATTGATAAACGCGGTTATTTGTGGACAGGTACTGATAGTGGTTTAGCTTTAATTAGTCCCGATCAAGGCTTGATCATGACAACAGTTAAAAATATGCCTGGTGTTTGTGTCAATGCAATGACCTTAGATGCTGAGGGTCAGCTTTGGGCTGGGACTTTGGATGGACTGATCAGGGTGAATACTGCCAGTGCTTTGATTATGAAGAGGATGAACAATCTACCAGGGTCGACAGTACAAACTTTGGCTATTAGTCCTGAAGGGTTAATTTGGGCAGGGATGCCAAATCAATTACTGGTAGTTAATCCGAAAAATGGTATTGTGCTTAGGTCTGTAACTCCTCTGCGCGGACGAAATGTAACTTCAGTTCGTTTTGCTCAAGATGGTAGTGTTTGGGTTGGTACTACTAATGGTTTACTACGATTAAATCCGAATACTGGAGCTTTGTTAGATAGAGTTCCGGGACTTCCTTCTAGTCGGGTGCTGACGGTTGTTCCTGATCTTGGTAATAAGTTGTGGGTGGGAACCAGTGAGGGACTAGCTTGGTTAATGCCTACAATGGATAAGGCAAGACCTCATTTTGGTTTTGGTCGGAGTGTGAAGTAG
- the panB gene encoding 3-methyl-2-oxobutanoate hydroxymethyltransferase yields MVITTQQLIQWKQQGRAIVALTAWDYVIAQLLDAAGLDLILVGDSLAVVLGYNTTLPVTLDEMIHHAKAVRRGVKRALVVVDLPFLTYQESISQAMHSAGRVLKETGAQAVKLEGGHPSMVETVARLVQAGIPVMGHVGLTPQSLHQLGLRQQGKSPEASERILNEAIALEQAGVFSIVLEHIPPQLALQITQKLRIPTIGIGAGWECDGQILVTSDVLGLSEKQPLFAKVYTNLREEITKAVQNYALEVRDR; encoded by the coding sequence ATGGTAATTACTACCCAGCAATTAATTCAATGGAAACAGCAGGGACGGGCAATTGTCGCTTTGACTGCTTGGGATTATGTGATCGCTCAACTGTTAGATGCAGCTGGTTTAGACTTAATCCTGGTAGGAGATTCTCTGGCAGTAGTGCTTGGGTATAATACAACGCTGCCAGTAACTCTAGATGAAATGATCCATCATGCTAAAGCTGTACGTCGTGGTGTCAAACGGGCTTTGGTTGTGGTTGATTTACCATTCTTAACCTATCAAGAAAGTATTTCCCAAGCGATGCACTCAGCCGGAAGGGTGTTGAAAGAAACAGGCGCACAAGCGGTAAAATTAGAGGGTGGACATCCCTCAATGGTGGAAACGGTGGCCAGGTTGGTGCAAGCGGGAATTCCGGTAATGGGTCATGTAGGATTGACACCACAATCTTTACATCAACTAGGTTTGCGACAACAGGGTAAAAGCCCAGAAGCCAGTGAGAGAATTTTAAATGAAGCGATCGCTCTCGAACAAGCAGGTGTGTTTTCAATAGTATTAGAACATATCCCGCCCCAACTAGCCTTACAAATTACCCAAAAGTTGCGTATCCCTACTATTGGTATTGGTGCAGGCTGGGAATGTGACGGACAGATTTTAGTTACTTCCGATGTCTTAGGACTTTCGGAAAAGCAACCGCTGTTTGCTAAAGTTTATACAAATCTGCGGGAAGAGATTACCAAAGCTGTCCAGAATTATGCTTTAGAAGTACGTGATAGATAA
- the serA gene encoding phosphoglycerate dehydrogenase, producing MSKVLVSDPIDQAGIDILSQVATVDVKTGLKPAELIEIIGEYDALMIRSGTRVTQEIIEAGTQLKIIGRAGVGVDNVDVPAATRKGIIVVNSPEGNTIAAAEHALAMILSLSRHIPDANASVKRGEWDRKTFVGAEVYKKNLGIVGLGKIGSHVASVAKAMGMKLLAYDPFISTERAEQMGCQLVDLDLLFQQADYITLHIPKTPETTNLINAKTLAKMKPTARIINCARGGIIDESALAAAIKEGKIGGAALDVFDSEPLGESELRSLGKDIILTPHLGASTTEAQVNVAIDVAEQIRDVILGLPARSAVNIPGLGPDILEELKPYMQLAETLGNLVGQLAGGRVETLTVKLQGELATNKSQPLVVAALKGLLYQALRERVNYVNASIEAKERGIRVIETRDASARDYAGSLHLEATGTLGTHSVTGALLGDKEIHLTDVDGFPINVPPSKYMLFTLHRDMPGIIGKLGSLLGSFNVNIASMQVGRKIVRGDAVMALSIDDPLPDGILDEITKVPGIRDAYTVTL from the coding sequence ATGTCCAAGGTTCTTGTCTCTGATCCGATTGACCAAGCTGGTATTGACATTCTTTCCCAAGTTGCTACGGTTGATGTCAAAACAGGTCTAAAACCAGCAGAACTAATAGAAATTATTGGTGAGTATGACGCGCTAATGATCCGTTCTGGAACTCGCGTTACTCAAGAGATTATTGAAGCTGGCACACAATTAAAAATTATTGGTCGTGCTGGTGTAGGTGTGGATAATGTGGATGTTCCTGCTGCTACCCGCAAAGGTATTATAGTAGTTAACTCTCCAGAGGGAAACACGATCGCCGCTGCTGAACACGCACTAGCAATGATATTATCTTTATCCCGTCATATCCCGGATGCAAATGCTTCCGTTAAACGCGGTGAGTGGGATCGGAAAACTTTTGTGGGTGCAGAAGTATACAAAAAAAATCTCGGTATTGTTGGGTTAGGGAAAATTGGCTCCCATGTAGCGTCTGTAGCTAAGGCTATGGGGATGAAGCTATTAGCTTATGATCCCTTTATTTCTACAGAACGGGCTGAACAAATGGGTTGTCAGTTGGTAGATTTAGATTTGCTATTCCAGCAAGCAGATTATATTACTTTACACATCCCTAAAACTCCAGAAACTACCAATTTAATCAACGCTAAAACTTTGGCGAAGATGAAACCAACTGCTAGAATTATCAACTGCGCTCGTGGTGGCATCATTGATGAGTCAGCTTTGGCAGCGGCGATTAAAGAAGGTAAAATCGGTGGTGCAGCGTTGGATGTATTCGATTCTGAACCCCTGGGAGAGTCTGAGCTGCGATCGCTCGGTAAAGATATTATTCTTACTCCGCACTTAGGTGCATCTACCACAGAAGCCCAAGTTAATGTAGCCATAGACGTAGCTGAACAAATCCGTGATGTTATTTTAGGACTACCAGCCCGTTCTGCTGTTAATATTCCCGGACTCGGACCCGATATCTTGGAAGAACTCAAACCCTATATGCAGTTGGCGGAAACCTTGGGTAACTTGGTAGGACAACTAGCAGGAGGAAGGGTGGAAACACTGACTGTCAAACTACAAGGGGAACTGGCAACTAATAAGAGTCAGCCTTTAGTAGTAGCAGCCCTGAAAGGACTACTATATCAAGCTTTGCGGGAACGAGTAAATTACGTCAACGCTAGCATAGAAGCCAAAGAAAGGGGTATTCGCGTTATTGAAACAAGGGATGCTTCAGCACGAGATTATGCAGGCTCACTGCATTTAGAAGCTACAGGTACTTTGGGCACTCATTCTGTCACAGGTGCTTTGTTGGGTGATAAAGAAATCCACCTAACTGATGTTGACGGCTTCCCCATTAACGTTCCACCTAGCAAATATATGCTGTTCACTCTCCACCGTGATATGCCAGGAATTATTGGTAAACTCGGTTCTCTATTGGGTAGTTTTAATGTCAATATTGCCAGTATGCAGGTAGGACGAAAAATTGTCCGTGGTGATGCGGTCATGGCTTTAAGTATTGATGATCCTTTACCCGATGGCATTTTGGATGAAATTACAAAAGTACCCGGCATTCGAGATGCATATACAGTAACACTTTAA
- the prmA gene encoding 50S ribosomal protein L11 methyltransferase yields the protein MANTWWELKILCEVDLEDIIFWRLEGFGCRGTASESKGNSSLLKAYLPSFQAQLLDLSALSLWLRQDALCIGLPSPLLHWNLIDEEDWASRWKQYWQPQEIGDRFLINPAWLPLQDSLERLVIRLDPGIAFGTGNHSTTQLCLESLEMRLSEVSTGFIDKNEKKQSLVIADIGCGSGILSIGAILLGAEKVYAVDNDPLAVKSTFSNRALNDINSEQLIPAQGSVDILTKLISQPVDGIVCNILADVIIELIPEMGAITKTTSWGVFSGILLEQSKAVADVLEQNGWVVATLWKRKEWCCLNARRS from the coding sequence ATGGCAAATACTTGGTGGGAACTGAAAATTTTATGTGAAGTAGACCTAGAAGATATTATCTTTTGGCGACTGGAAGGTTTTGGCTGTCGTGGTACAGCCAGCGAAAGTAAAGGGAATTCCTCACTATTAAAGGCTTATTTACCAAGTTTTCAAGCACAACTACTAGATTTGTCGGCCCTATCACTATGGTTGCGTCAAGATGCTTTGTGTATAGGATTGCCATCTCCCCTCCTACACTGGAATTTGATTGATGAGGAGGATTGGGCTAGTAGGTGGAAACAGTATTGGCAACCTCAAGAAATAGGTGATCGCTTCCTAATTAATCCCGCATGGCTACCGTTACAGGACTCACTAGAACGGTTAGTGATTCGCCTTGATCCGGGTATTGCTTTTGGTACAGGCAATCATTCCACAACTCAACTGTGTTTAGAATCTCTAGAAATGCGCCTTAGCGAAGTCTCCACAGGTTTTATTGATAAGAATGAAAAAAAACAATCTTTAGTAATCGCAGATATCGGCTGTGGCTCTGGTATCCTTTCCATTGGTGCCATACTTTTGGGAGCAGAAAAAGTTTATGCAGTCGATAATGATCCCTTGGCTGTGAAATCAACTTTCAGCAATCGCGCCCTTAATGATATTAATTCAGAACAGTTAATACCTGCCCAGGGTAGTGTAGATATTTTGACAAAACTGATTTCTCAACCAGTGGACGGTATTGTTTGCAATATTTTGGCTGATGTCATTATTGAGTTAATTCCAGAAATGGGAGCTATTACTAAAACTACTAGCTGGGGGGTCTTTAGCGGTATTTTACTAGAACAATCTAAAGCTGTTGCTGATGTTTTAGAACAAAATGGCTGGGTTGTAGCTACTCTCTGGAAAAGAAAAGAATGGTGTTGCTTAAATGCACGTCGTTCTTAA
- the trxA gene encoding thioredoxin: MTTKKEFNSFEEMLSGSDVPVLVDFYADWCGPCQMMVPILEQVNAQLKDRLQIVKIDTDKYTGLASQYAIAALPTLVLFKEGKPVDRIEGVVQAPQLVQHLRALI, encoded by the coding sequence ATGACAACTAAAAAGGAATTTAACAGCTTTGAAGAAATGTTATCAGGTTCTGATGTTCCAGTATTAGTGGACTTTTACGCTGACTGGTGTGGTCCTTGTCAGATGATGGTTCCAATTTTAGAACAAGTTAATGCTCAATTGAAAGACCGTTTACAAATTGTCAAAATTGACACTGATAAGTATACAGGATTAGCGAGTCAATATGCAATAGCTGCTTTACCAACCTTGGTACTATTTAAGGAAGGTAAGCCAGTAGATAGAATTGAGGGTGTAGTCCAAGCACCACAGCTAGTTCAACATCTGAGAGCTCTGATTTAA
- a CDS encoding helix-turn-helix domain-containing protein translates to MSPKEGVCLCLVDLRQKPTFEILGLLFDLWRTKANNTFNYWVAIPRGILPISQIEEVKKDEQKYQEIWEGLSE, encoded by the coding sequence ATCAGCCCAAAGGAGGGAGTATGTCTATGCCTAGTAGACCTCAGACAGAAGCCAACATTTGAAATTCTAGGACTATTGTTTGATCTATGGAGGACAAAAGCAAATAACACATTTAATTATTGGGTAGCAATTCCGAGGGGAATTTTACCTATCTCCCAAATAGAAGAGGTCAAAAAAGACGAGCAAAAATATCAAGAAATATGGGAAGGACTGAGTGAGTAA
- a CDS encoding FAD-dependent oxidoreductase, translating into MNRIQKKACHQKLLIRISLVTTILTPYFVTATPPRNPDKTVNCEILVVGGGLSGVATAYEGSLAGRTVCLTEITDWLGGQISSQGTSALDERPTQRAKQFYSRGYLELRNRIQRKYGKLNPGDCWVSDSCFLPRDAHNVITKMLKDAEKQGKGKLQWFPNTVIKDLQLSQDGKIINSVIAIQHQPAKNAPPLNTFTLSQTIEDAYSYQNSSRFTKTIIRFLPKQSQNKTSKWYVVDTSETGEIIALADVPYRLGIDALSYLEPSSSTTSNDPYCTQGFTYTFVMEATKEPENQVMPPFYPEYAPYFSYELARLANFDLVFTYRRIWSPQQGKQTKFGGVNFTSPTPGDISMQNWTWGNDYRPGTSKDNLIYTHQQLRSTGQLQPGGWLGGLRTETFRKGEENSLAYYYWLVAGNTDSQLGAGVKQPQPNNRLLTGFNSPMGTAHGLSKYPYMREGRRIIGRPSWGQPEGFGIWEVDISRHNYNDEYYRKTLPTNMYRQLKATLAGLEVTSVIRGEISPDKAMRRSRSTIFPDAVGMGHYAIDFHPCMVKSPAETPGNKERPGERRGSGNAYPFQIALRAMIPQKIDNLLVGGKSIATSHIAAAAYRVHSFEWSSGAAAGTVASFALKHNIAPYQLVNDLPKPEPQLQVLKRLLEQNGNPTAFPNTSIFNQKWEDWK; encoded by the coding sequence ATGAATCGTATACAAAAAAAGGCTTGTCACCAGAAATTACTCATCAGGATCAGCTTAGTAACCACCATTCTCACTCCCTATTTCGTCACTGCAACCCCACCCAGAAACCCAGATAAAACCGTCAACTGTGAAATTCTCGTTGTTGGTGGTGGACTTTCTGGAGTCGCTACAGCTTATGAAGGGTCACTCGCAGGAAGGACAGTTTGTTTAACAGAAATTACCGACTGGTTAGGTGGACAAATATCTTCTCAAGGTACATCTGCGTTAGATGAAAGACCAACCCAAAGAGCTAAACAATTCTATTCTCGTGGATATTTAGAATTGCGAAACCGTATTCAACGCAAATATGGCAAACTTAATCCTGGTGACTGTTGGGTAAGTGACTCCTGCTTTCTCCCCCGTGATGCTCACAACGTCATCACAAAAATGCTTAAAGACGCCGAAAAACAGGGTAAAGGAAAATTACAATGGTTTCCAAATACCGTAATTAAAGATTTACAACTTAGCCAAGATGGTAAAATAATTAATAGTGTGATCGCAATACAACACCAACCAGCAAAAAATGCACCACCCCTCAATACATTCACCTTATCTCAAACCATTGAAGACGCTTATAGTTACCAAAACTCATCCCGCTTCACTAAAACTATAATTCGCTTTCTTCCCAAACAATCTCAAAACAAAACCTCAAAATGGTACGTTGTAGACACCAGTGAAACTGGGGAAATTATCGCTTTAGCAGATGTTCCTTACCGTTTGGGAATTGATGCGCTTTCCTATCTCGAACCTTCATCTTCCACCACGAGTAATGATCCTTATTGTACCCAAGGTTTTACATACACCTTTGTAATGGAGGCAACAAAAGAACCGGAAAACCAAGTAATGCCACCGTTTTATCCCGAATATGCGCCTTATTTCAGCTATGAATTAGCAAGATTAGCAAATTTTGATTTAGTTTTCACCTATCGTCGTATTTGGAGTCCGCAACAGGGAAAACAAACTAAATTTGGTGGTGTTAATTTTACGAGTCCCACCCCAGGGGACATATCCATGCAAAACTGGACTTGGGGAAATGACTACCGTCCAGGAACAAGCAAAGATAATCTAATTTATACTCATCAACAATTAAGATCCACAGGTCAATTACAGCCTGGTGGCTGGTTAGGAGGACTAAGAACTGAAACGTTCCGCAAAGGAGAAGAAAATTCTCTCGCTTATTATTACTGGTTAGTTGCTGGAAATACTGATTCTCAACTAGGTGCAGGTGTGAAGCAACCCCAACCTAACAATCGCTTATTAACAGGTTTTAATTCCCCAATGGGAACTGCACACGGTTTATCGAAATATCCATATATGCGAGAAGGAAGACGCATCATCGGCCGTCCCAGTTGGGGACAACCGGAAGGCTTTGGTATTTGGGAAGTAGATATTTCTCGCCATAATTATAATGATGAATATTACCGGAAAACCCTACCGACAAATATGTACCGGCAGTTAAAAGCGACACTGGCAGGTTTAGAGGTAACTTCAGTAATTAGGGGTGAAATTTCCCCAGATAAAGCGATGAGACGCAGTCGTTCCACGATTTTCCCGGATGCTGTAGGTATGGGTCATTACGCCATAGATTTTCATCCTTGCATGGTAAAGAGTCCAGCGGAAACACCGGGAAATAAAGAACGACCAGGAGAAAGAAGGGGTTCTGGTAACGCTTATCCATTCCAAATTGCTCTGAGAGCAATGATTCCCCAAAAAATTGATAACTTATTAGTAGGAGGTAAAAGTATTGCTACCAGTCATATAGCTGCGGCTGCGTATCGCGTACATTCCTTTGAATGGTCTTCTGGTGCTGCAGCAGGAACTGTGGCCAGTTTTGCACTTAAACATAATATTGCACCCTATCAGTTAGTGAATGATTTACCGAAACCAGAACCGCAATTACAAGTTTTAAAACGGCTGTTGGAACAAAATGGTAATCCTACGGCCTTTCCTAATACTTCCATTTTTAACCAAAAGTGGGAAGATTGGAAGTAA
- the clpS gene encoding ATP-dependent Clp protease adapter ClpS translates to METRLAAVYYDMATAPTVTPDRVNQVTRKTYPNYKVIVLNDDFNTFQYVAECLMKYIPGMSGDLAWDLTNQVHYEGQAIVWVGPQEPAELYHQQLRRAGLTMAPLEGA, encoded by the coding sequence ATGGAGACAAGACTTGCAGCTGTTTATTACGATATGGCCACAGCACCAACTGTAACACCTGATCGGGTTAATCAAGTTACTCGGAAAACCTATCCTAATTATAAGGTGATTGTATTGAATGATGATTTCAATACTTTTCAGTACGTAGCTGAATGTTTGATGAAGTATATTCCGGGAATGTCAGGCGATCTCGCTTGGGATCTGACCAATCAAGTACACTATGAAGGACAAGCGATAGTTTGGGTTGGTCCCCAAGAACCAGCAGAATTGTACCATCAACAGCTGCGACGTGCTGGATTAACAATGGCACCGTTGGAAGGAGCTTAA
- a CDS encoding MBOAT family O-acyltransferase — protein MVSPSFSNTNIATFIQAWVGALAYTLELYFDFSGYLHMVVGLGFMFNTHLAINFRSPYKSTSITDFWQRWHITFSNFLRDYLYIPLGGSRKGEVPRYANLIITMLLGGLWHGAGWRFVTWGGLQDIFLLKNHGWRKLNIKLPALVGSLMKLFAVVVGWVIFRAQHLQDAIERLKTMLRMNGIVIPAWYARW, from the coding sequence GTGGTTAGTCCCAGTTTTAGTAATACTAATATTGCCACATTTATTCAAGCTTGGGTAGGAGCTTTAGCCTATACACTTGAGCTATATTTTGATTTTTCAGGTTATTTACATATGGTGGTTGGACTAGGATTTATGTTTAATACTCACCTAGCAATCAATTTCAGATCCCCCTATAAATCTACTTCAATTACTGATTTTTGGCAACGTTGGCATATTACCTTTTCTAACTTTTTGAGAGATTATTTATATATTCCCTTGGGAGGAAGTCGTAAAGGAGAAGTCCCACGTTATGCCAACTTAATCATCACCATGTTATTAGGAGGATTATGGCATGGTGCAGGTTGGAGATTTGTGACTTGGGGAGGATTACAAGATATTTTTTTATTAAAAAATCATGGCTGGCGAAAACTAAATATTAAACTTCCTGCATTAGTAGGGTCGTTGATGAAACTTTTTGCAGTGGTAGTGGGTTGGGTAATCTTCCGCGCTCAACATTTACAGGATGCTATAGAACGTCTCAAAACAATGTTGAGAATGAATGGCATAGTTATACCTGCCTGGTACGCCAGGTGGTAA
- a CDS encoding molybdenum cofactor biosynthesis protein MoaE: protein MNMNLTFPIRPKAEDSFAITLAPLSIEEIYTKADNTANGAVVVMSGMVRNQTDGKAVVALEYQAYEPMALEILYQIAADIRCRWTDVNRIVIYHRVGLLKIGEVSALVAVGCSHRTEGFAACQYIIDTLKHNAAIWKKEHWQDGSISWVSIGACEQECLRVSSDNKLLG from the coding sequence ATGAATATGAATCTTACTTTTCCCATCAGACCTAAAGCTGAAGATAGCTTTGCTATTACCTTAGCTCCATTGTCCATTGAAGAAATTTATACTAAAGCAGACAACACTGCCAATGGTGCCGTAGTGGTAATGAGTGGGATGGTTCGGAATCAAACCGATGGTAAAGCAGTGGTAGCTTTAGAGTATCAGGCGTATGAACCAATGGCGTTAGAGATATTGTATCAAATTGCTGCTGATATACGCTGTCGTTGGACTGATGTAAATCGGATAGTAATATATCATCGTGTGGGGCTGTTAAAAATTGGAGAAGTAAGTGCTTTAGTAGCTGTAGGATGTTCCCATCGGACTGAAGGGTTTGCAGCTTGTCAATATATAATTGATACCCTGAAACACAACGCAGCGATTTGGAAAAAGGAACATTGGCAAGATGGTTCTATTTCCTGGGTAAGCATTGGTGCTTGTGAACAGGAATGTTTAAGGGTATCCTCTGACAACAAATTGCTAGGTTGA
- a CDS encoding GAF domain-containing protein, with the protein MPLDEDFFHSFLQQGDILIIPDTLAIEQFAIVHAVISEPYITSYDALPLVVSREATIGTLCVADQVPRQISPKQLRGLQYTSNS; encoded by the coding sequence ATACCCTTAGATGAGGACTTTTTTCACAGTTTTCTTCAGCAAGGTGATATTTTAATTATTCCTGATACCTTGGCAATTGAACAGTTTGCGATAGTACATGCAGTCATCTCTGAACCGTATATAACATCTTATGATGCTCTACCTTTAGTAGTCTCAAGAGAAGCAACTATTGGAACTTTATGTGTAGCAGATCAAGTACCACGCCAAATCAGTCCTAAACAATTGAGAGGACTGCAATATACGTCTAATAGTTAG
- a CDS encoding PAS domain-containing protein produces the protein MVTDAIVVQNLDNKIFLWNKSAEKFYGWKAEEVINQNPNHLWNHQIES, from the coding sequence ATTGTAACAGATGCCATTGTTGTCCAGAATTTAGACAACAAAATATTTTTATGGAATAAAAGCGCCGAAAAGTTCTATGGTTGGAAGGCAGAAGAAGTTATCAATCAAAATCCTAACCATCTATGGAATCATCAAATAGAATCATAA
- a CDS encoding IS5 family transposase (programmed frameshift), protein MERKSYPTDLTDMEWEILAPLIPPAKEGGHPPTTDMGEICNSIYYHLKTGCQWNMLPGDFPPRSTVYSYYRKWQGQGVWEKFNHTLGGQVRSELGKSTQPTALAADSQSVNTGPKKGDVYGFDGCKKVKGRKGQTLVDSLGLVLKVVVSEANAPERILAAYALMELLEKPTELLEKVQVLWVDSGYDGDKFALAVWFLTQAHVEVIGPTEQEFKVLPQPWVVERTFGWFNQYHRLSKDYERLTQMREGAIYALMTRIMLLPLVSSTFTL, encoded by the exons ATGGAACGAAAGTCTTACCCCACAGACTTAACTGATATGGAGTGGGAAATCCTGGCCCCATTGATTCCACCAGCTAAAGAAGGAGGGCATCCACCCACAACAGATATGGGTGAAATATGTAATTCCATCTATTATCATTTGAAAACTGGATGTCAATGGAATATGCTTCCAGGTGACTTCCCGCCAAGGTCAACGGTATATAGCTATTACAGGAAATGGCAGGGCCAGGGGGTCTGGGAAAAATTCAACCATACATTGGGTGGTCAAGTTCGCTCGGAATTAGGTAAATCAACACAACCTACCGCGCTCGCCGCAGACAGTCAGTCGGTCAACACTG GACCAAAAAAAGGGGATGTGTATGGTTTTGACGGATGTAAAAAGGTAAAAGGAAGAAAGGGGCAGACTTTAGTTGATAGCCTGGGACTTGTGTTGAAAGTTGTTGTTAGTGAAGCGAATGCCCCAGAACGAATACTTGCTGCCTATGCACTAATGGAACTGCTAGAGAAACCCACAGAATTATTGGAAAAAGTCCAAGTTTTATGGGTTGATTCCGGTTATGACGGTGATAAATTTGCACTTGCAGTTTGGTTCCTGACTCAAGCTCATGTTGAAGTCATAGGACCTACTGAGCAAGAATTTAAAGTTTTACCACAACCCTGGGTAGTAGAAAGAACATTTGGGTGGTTTAACCAATATCATCGTCTAAGCAAGGATTATGAGCGTTTAACACAAATGAGGGAGGGGGCTATATATGCTCTTATGACTAGAATTATGCTACTTCCTCTTGTCTCCTCAACATTTACTTTATAA
- the pyrR gene encoding bifunctional pyr operon transcriptional regulator/uracil phosphoribosyltransferase PyrR, which produces MSTKVVEILSSEELRRTLTRLASQIIERTRDLSQLVLLGIHTRGVPLANLLARQIETLEDICVSVGALDITFYRDDLDKIGLRTPAKTEIPFDLTGKTVVLVDDVIFKGRTIRAALNAVNEYGRPEVIRLAVLVDRGHRELPIHPDFVGKKLPTAKEEIVKVYLQDGDGRDAVELIGN; this is translated from the coding sequence ATGTCTACCAAAGTAGTTGAAATTCTCTCATCAGAAGAACTGCGTCGTACCTTGACCCGCCTTGCTTCTCAAATTATTGAAAGAACTCGTGATTTGTCCCAATTGGTACTTTTGGGTATTCACACTAGAGGTGTACCTTTAGCTAATTTATTGGCTCGTCAAATAGAGACTCTTGAAGATATATGTGTGTCAGTTGGAGCCTTAGATATTACATTCTATCGTGATGATTTAGATAAAATTGGCTTAAGAACACCTGCTAAAACTGAGATACCTTTTGACTTAACAGGGAAAACAGTTGTTCTAGTTGATGATGTCATTTTCAAAGGTAGAACAATTCGTGCTGCTTTGAATGCAGTGAATGAGTATGGTAGACCAGAGGTGATTCGTTTAGCTGTATTAGTAGATAGGGGTCATCGCGAGTTACCAATTCACCCAGATTTTGTAGGTAAGAAACTGCCTACTGCTAAAGAGGAGATTGTCAAAGTTTACTTACAAGATGGGGATGGACGGGATGCAGTGGAATTGATTGGTAATTGA